A stretch of DNA from Candidatus Baltobacteraceae bacterium:
GTAGCGATCGATGCGCAGTTGGCCGTCGGTACGGCCACCGGCATCGGCGAGTATGTGCGCGGCTTGGTCGATGCGCTGCGCGCCGGCGGGCTGGACGTGGTCGAACTCTCCGATCCCAAACTCGATCCGTGGCGCTTCGACCGGCGCGTGGTGTGGGATCAGATCGTGCTGCCGCAGCGCGTGCGTCAGGTTCAGGCCGACGTCATGCACTGCGCTTCCGGAACGGTTCCGCTGGGCCTTGCGATTCCGTACGTCGTGACCGTGCACGACGTGGCTTGGCTGCGCGTGCAGGCGCACGCGCGTCCGTACGCGCGCTACTATTTTGGCCGGTTTTCGATGGATCGCTACCGGCACGCCAGCGCGATCGCGGTCGACTCGGCCTTCTCGCGCGACGAACTGCTGGAAGCGGCGCGGCAACTCGATCCAAATCTGGTTCGCGTCGTCTACCCCGGCGTCGCACGCGATTACTGCGAGCTGGAGCGGCGCGGCGGCGACGGCGTGACGATTCTCGCGATCGGCACGGTTGAGCGGCGCAAGAATCTCGAGGTGCTGATCGAGGCGCTAGCGTTTCTGCCGAAGGCGCGTCTGGTGTCGGTGGGGCCGTATACGCCGTACCAGGACGAATGCGAAGGCATCGCGCGCGTGCTCGGCGTGCGCGAGCGGGTGGAATTTCGCGGTTACATCCCGCGCGAGGAATTGCTGGAACTGTGCGCCCGTGCCGCGGTGGTGGCGGTTCCCTCGACGTACGAAGGCTTCGGCTATGCGGCGGCGCAGGCACTGTGCGCCGGCATTCCGGCGGTCGTGTCGGATCAGGCATCGCTGCCCGAGATCGTGGGCGCCGACGCGCAGGTGGTGCCGGTCGGGAGCATTCAGGGATGGGTGGAGGCGCTGGGCGCGGCGCTGCGCGGTGAGGATGATGCGCGCGCGGCAGCCGGACGCGAAGGGGCGATCGCGCGCTTTACGTGGAGCAAGAGCGCGCGCGACATGCGCGCGGCGTACGAGTTGGCCTTCGCCTCGCGTTAGGCGGCGCTGTTCGACTCGAGGAAGAGGCGGACGAGTTCCGAGCGGTTCCCGATATTCAGGATCTTGTTGATGTGCTTGATGTGGACGCGAACCGTGCCCTCGGCCATCCCGAGCGTCTCGCCGATCTCGCGCGCGGTCTTGCTGCTGGAGACGAGCAGGTCGGCGACTTCGCGCATGCGTCCGCGGATGCGCGAAATCGGCGCGGTAAGCCGCTCGTACTGACGCGCCGCCAGCGAACGCGGATACACGGCGGTCAAACGCTCCACCCGTTCGCGCCAGCGCGCACCGCCGCCGAGCTCGACCGCGCGCAACGCGCAGCTCGTCGCCCGGTGGATGTATTTCATTTCTTTGAATATCTTGTAGGCGGCCTGCGCATGCCGCAACGCTTCTTCGCCCTCGGTCAGATGCGAGAGTGCAAACAGCTTGAACGCCTCAGGACGCCGACCATGACCCATAGCTGCCATCCGCGAAACGCTGTTACTTGCAGCGTGCTCGAATAACACGAGAGCGCGTTCGCGATCGGCGCCGAGGACATCCATGGCGCCAAAGACGCCTGTCGCCTCTTCGCCGCGTGCCCGAGCCCAATCGACCTCCGAAAAGCTGTCGAATGCGTTCGTGCACGACGACGCAGCGGACACCGGCTCCCCGATCGCGGCACTTATCCGCGCGCGATCCGCAAAAATCAGACCCCGCCGCATCTCGTCTGGCGCGAGCGCAAAAGTGGCGTCCAAGAGTTGCATAGCGGGAATCCAATCGCCGCGAGTAGCCTTCCGCCATGCAAGTGCGCGCTGCGTGTAAAAGCGGTAAGTGCTCGCCTCGTCGGGCCACTCAATCTCTCCGAGAAGTACTTCTCCGCGTAGGCCCAATTCGCCAAGCTCCACCTCGCGGACGAGGGGCGCGAGGGACTCAGCGATGCGGGCTAGCAGCCCTCGGTCGACATTCTCTTTGAGGGCTAAAGAAAGCGCGTGAAGCTGGTACAGCGCTTGCCTTTCGAACTGCTCACGAAGGCCATCGATCCATGCTCGGGTCATCGCGTAACGGATTCGTTGCTCTGGTGTCTGTGGCAGCGCCTTCGATAGTTCCTCACGAACCGTGTCGGGCGCGTCGTCAATAAAAGCAATGAGCGCGCGCGCGTATGCGACCTCCGCTAATGCCCACTTTGAAGTCGAGGGAAACCACTCTTTACGCGGAAGGTCCAAGGCCGCGAGCGCCGCGTTTTCATGTGCGCGACCGACGGCCGCAAGCTTTTCATTGCCATGCTGCGCAAGCCACGCGCCGAGATTTCGCTTCGCTTCCTGATCACCGCGACGCAGCGCGACCCAAAGACGAACATGTATTGCGTCGGGGTCATCGGGGAACGGCGCCAGCAAAGAATCCACCTCGGCGAAAGCGCCGAGGTGAAAGAGATCCCACGCCCGCGTGACCTCAGCCCTCGAACCCATCAGGGTCGATTTTACGGCTTGGCAGCGCCACCCCTCTGGCATCTGCCAAGTTTGGGCCAAAAAGACTG
This window harbors:
- a CDS encoding glycosyltransferase family 1 protein; protein product: MKVAIDAQLAVGTATGIGEYVRGLVDALRAGGLDVVELSDPKLDPWRFDRRVVWDQIVLPQRVRQVQADVMHCASGTVPLGLAIPYVVTVHDVAWLRVQAHARPYARYYFGRFSMDRYRHASAIAVDSAFSRDELLEAARQLDPNLVRVVYPGVARDYCELERRGGDGVTILAIGTVERRKNLEVLIEALAFLPKARLVSVGPYTPYQDECEGIARVLGVRERVEFRGYIPREELLELCARAAVVAVPSTYEGFGYAAAQALCAGIPAVVSDQASLPEIVGADAQVVPVGSIQGWVEALGAALRGEDDARAAAGREGAIARFTWSKSARDMRAAYELAFASR
- a CDS encoding LuxR C-terminal-related transcriptional regulator — encoded protein: MQLLDATFALAPDEMRRGLIFADRARISAAIGEPVSAASSCTNAFDSFSEVDWARARGEEATGVFGAMDVLGADRERALVLFEHAASNSVSRMAAMGHGRRPEAFKLFALSHLTEGEEALRHAQAAYKIFKEMKYIHRATSCALRAVELGGGARWRERVERLTAVYPRSLAARQYERLTAPISRIRGRMREVADLLVSSSKTAREIGETLGMAEGTVRVHIKHINKILNIGNRSELVRLFLESNSAA